The Lynx canadensis isolate LIC74 chromosome D1, mLynCan4.pri.v2, whole genome shotgun sequence genome has a segment encoding these proteins:
- the CHEK1 gene encoding serine/threonine-protein kinase Chk1 isoform X2: protein MAVPFVEDWDLVQTLGEGAYGEVQLAVNRRTEEAVAVKIVDMKRAIDCPENIKKEICINKMLNHENVVKFYGHRREGNIQYLFLEYCSGGELFDRIEPDIGMPEQDAQRFFHQLMAGVVYLHGIGITHRDIKPENLLLDERDNLKISDFGLATVFRHNNRERLLNKMCGTLPYVAPELLKRKEFHAEPVDVWSCGIVLTAMLAGELPWDQPSDSCQEYSDWKEKKTYLNPWKKIDSAPLALLHKILVENPSVRITIPDIKKDRWYNKPLKKGAKRPRVTSGGISESPSGFSKHIQSNLDFSPVNSASSEENVKYSSSQPEPRTGLSLWDTSPSYIDKLVQGISFSQPTCPDHMLLNSQLLGTPGSSQNPWQRLVKRMTRFFTKLDADKSYQCLKETCEKLGYQWKKSCMNQVTVSTTDRRNNKLIFKVNLVEMDEKILVDFRLSKGDGLEFKRHFLKIKGKLSDVVSSQKVWLPAT from the exons ATGGCAGTGCCCTTTGTGGAAGACTGGGACTTGGTGCAAACCCTGGGAGAAGGTGCCTATGGAGA AGTTCAACTTGCTGTGAATAGAAGAACTGAAGAAGCAGTTGCAGTCAAGATTGTAGACATGAAACGTGCCATAGACTGTCCAGAAAATATTAAGAAGGAGATCTGtatcaataaaatgttaaatcatGAGAATGTAGTGAAATTCTATGGCCACAGGAGAGAAGGCAATATCCAGTATCTATTTCTGGAGTACTGTAGTGGAGGAGAACTTTTTGACAGAATAG AGCCAGACATAGGCATGCCTGAACAAGATGCTCAAAGGTTCTTCCATCAACTCATGGCAGGGGTG gTTTATCTACATGGTATTGGTATAACTCACAGGGATATTAAGCCAGAAAATCTCCTATTGGATGAAAGGG ATAACCTCAAgatctctgactttggcttggcaACAGTGTTTCGGCATAATAATCGTGAGCGTTTATTGAACAAGATGTGTGGCACTTTACCTTATGTTGCTCCAGAActtctaaagagaaaagaatttcatGCAGAACCAGTTGATGTTTGGTCCTGTGGAATAGTACTTACAGCAATGTTGGCTGGAG aattgCCATGGGACCAGCCCAGTGACAGTTGTCAGGAATATTctgattggaaagaaaaaaaaacatacctcAACCCTTGGAAAAAAATTGATTCTGCTCCTCTAG ctttgctGCATAAAATCCTAGTTGAGAATCCATCAGTAAGGATTACCATTCCAGACATCAAAAAAGATAGATGGTACAACAAACCTCTCAAGAAAG ggGCAAAGAGGCCCCGAGTCACTTCAGGTGGTATATCAGAGTCTCCTAGTGGATTTTCTAAGCACATTCAATCCAATTTGGACTTCTCTCCAGTGAACAGTGCTTCTAG TGAAGAAAATGTGAAGTACTCCAGTTCCCAACCAGAACCACGGACAGGTCTTTCCTTATGGGACACCAGTCCTTCATATATTGATAAACTGGTACAAGGGATCAGTTTTTCCCAGCCCACATGTCCTGATCATATGCTCCTGAATAGTCAGTTACTTGGCACCCCAGGATCCTCACAG AACCCTTGGCAGCGCTTGGTTAAAAGAATGACACGGTTTTTTACCAAATTGGATGCAGACAAATCTTACCAATGCCTGAAAGAGACTTGTGAGAAATTGGGCTATCAATGGAAAAAGAGCTGTATGAATCAG GTTACTGTATCAACAACTGATAGGAGAAACAATAAACTGATTTTCAAAGTGAATTTGGTAGAAATGGATGAGAAGATCTTGGTTGACTTTCGGCTATCTAAG GGTGACGGATTGGAATTCaagagacacttcctgaagatTAAAGGGAAACTGAGTGATGTTGTGAGTAGCCAGAAGGTTTGGCTTCCTGCCACATGA
- the CHEK1 gene encoding serine/threonine-protein kinase Chk1 isoform X1, translating into MVEAYPQPHLFRVLPFTAVIHPGVMAVPFVEDWDLVQTLGEGAYGEVQLAVNRRTEEAVAVKIVDMKRAIDCPENIKKEICINKMLNHENVVKFYGHRREGNIQYLFLEYCSGGELFDRIEPDIGMPEQDAQRFFHQLMAGVVYLHGIGITHRDIKPENLLLDERDNLKISDFGLATVFRHNNRERLLNKMCGTLPYVAPELLKRKEFHAEPVDVWSCGIVLTAMLAGELPWDQPSDSCQEYSDWKEKKTYLNPWKKIDSAPLALLHKILVENPSVRITIPDIKKDRWYNKPLKKGAKRPRVTSGGISESPSGFSKHIQSNLDFSPVNSASSEENVKYSSSQPEPRTGLSLWDTSPSYIDKLVQGISFSQPTCPDHMLLNSQLLGTPGSSQNPWQRLVKRMTRFFTKLDADKSYQCLKETCEKLGYQWKKSCMNQVTVSTTDRRNNKLIFKVNLVEMDEKILVDFRLSKGDGLEFKRHFLKIKGKLSDVVSSQKVWLPAT; encoded by the exons ATGGTTGAAGCTTATCCTCAGCCCCATCTTTTCCGGGTCCTGCCTTTTACAGCCGTGATCCATCCTGGAGTCATGGCAGTGCCCTTTGTGGAAGACTGGGACTTGGTGCAAACCCTGGGAGAAGGTGCCTATGGAGA AGTTCAACTTGCTGTGAATAGAAGAACTGAAGAAGCAGTTGCAGTCAAGATTGTAGACATGAAACGTGCCATAGACTGTCCAGAAAATATTAAGAAGGAGATCTGtatcaataaaatgttaaatcatGAGAATGTAGTGAAATTCTATGGCCACAGGAGAGAAGGCAATATCCAGTATCTATTTCTGGAGTACTGTAGTGGAGGAGAACTTTTTGACAGAATAG AGCCAGACATAGGCATGCCTGAACAAGATGCTCAAAGGTTCTTCCATCAACTCATGGCAGGGGTG gTTTATCTACATGGTATTGGTATAACTCACAGGGATATTAAGCCAGAAAATCTCCTATTGGATGAAAGGG ATAACCTCAAgatctctgactttggcttggcaACAGTGTTTCGGCATAATAATCGTGAGCGTTTATTGAACAAGATGTGTGGCACTTTACCTTATGTTGCTCCAGAActtctaaagagaaaagaatttcatGCAGAACCAGTTGATGTTTGGTCCTGTGGAATAGTACTTACAGCAATGTTGGCTGGAG aattgCCATGGGACCAGCCCAGTGACAGTTGTCAGGAATATTctgattggaaagaaaaaaaaacatacctcAACCCTTGGAAAAAAATTGATTCTGCTCCTCTAG ctttgctGCATAAAATCCTAGTTGAGAATCCATCAGTAAGGATTACCATTCCAGACATCAAAAAAGATAGATGGTACAACAAACCTCTCAAGAAAG ggGCAAAGAGGCCCCGAGTCACTTCAGGTGGTATATCAGAGTCTCCTAGTGGATTTTCTAAGCACATTCAATCCAATTTGGACTTCTCTCCAGTGAACAGTGCTTCTAG TGAAGAAAATGTGAAGTACTCCAGTTCCCAACCAGAACCACGGACAGGTCTTTCCTTATGGGACACCAGTCCTTCATATATTGATAAACTGGTACAAGGGATCAGTTTTTCCCAGCCCACATGTCCTGATCATATGCTCCTGAATAGTCAGTTACTTGGCACCCCAGGATCCTCACAG AACCCTTGGCAGCGCTTGGTTAAAAGAATGACACGGTTTTTTACCAAATTGGATGCAGACAAATCTTACCAATGCCTGAAAGAGACTTGTGAGAAATTGGGCTATCAATGGAAAAAGAGCTGTATGAATCAG GTTACTGTATCAACAACTGATAGGAGAAACAATAAACTGATTTTCAAAGTGAATTTGGTAGAAATGGATGAGAAGATCTTGGTTGACTTTCGGCTATCTAAG GGTGACGGATTGGAATTCaagagacacttcctgaagatTAAAGGGAAACTGAGTGATGTTGTGAGTAGCCAGAAGGTTTGGCTTCCTGCCACATGA